Genomic segment of Euhalothece natronophila Z-M001:
AACGCCTCACTTTCTTCATTGAATTGGTATTCTTGAATAAAGCCTGTAATGTAGCCCCCTGCTTGAATATAGTCATGCAACTGATCCAGCAACGCCAGTTCTTCGCCCGTCACGTAAGACTGTCGCCCAAATTTAGTGGGAACAATGCCTAACCCTTTGAAACGGTTATACAAGACACTGCGCGTAATGCGGTATCGCTCCATTAATGATTTCACTGGATAGCGATCTATTTCAGATTCCATTGCAACTTCCTACAACCTTGCTACATTTTATCTTGCAATTCATTTATTTTCCCTTATGGCTCGCAAATTGGCAAGTGTCTTGTGGTTGCTAGCTACTCCAGCCAATACCAGAAACTTTCGGGAGAATAGGGGACTCGCGCTTTTAAGCGATGTTGTAATGTCTCTTGGGAAATTGTTGCTGTGGGGTTCAGTTGTTCCCAACATCGACGAGTCAGTTGATACAGTTTGCGAACATAGGTAAATCGGGCTTGGGCTTCTTCAGTAGAAAAAGGACTAATATCAGGATGATGATGTTTGACTAGTTGCTTATAGTTGTATTCCAGTTCCGTTAGGGTTTTCGGACTCCCTAAAATTCGCATCGCTGGAGCGTCTTGTGTGCCATTTAAGGGTTGACCAGATGGCAAAATTCGTCCAGTGAGGAGTAAGAGAGTAAATTTTTCTAAACGGGCATAACGGTCACTTTCTGATTCTGCTGTTTCTGGTGTTTCTGGTTGATACTGTGTTTCTGGAGGTAAGTCAGCCAGGGGTTCTAATCCTTGCGGTAACGATCGCGCAAAGTCTAACTCTTCTCTGGCGGCTAAATGGGCAAGTTGCAACCGATCTTGCTTTCTTCTTAAATCTAAATCATGAGCTTGTTTCAGTTGCGCGATCGCGCTAGCCGTCCAGGTACTACGAATAAACTGATAAAAGCTTAGGAGAGTCTCAATGGCTTGTTTGTGAGCAGGGTTAAGGCTAGTGATGGTTTCAAGTTGTTCTAAAGTATAAGTCATGGCAATTACACTGCCTCTTTGAGGGCGTTTTTAACCTCAGTTTCGTTAATGTCTAGAGTTTGGGCAATTTCGAGGGGAGTGAGGCCCATGGAGTAAGCGGCAAAAATTTCTTGAGATTGGGAATCTTCACCGCCGACTAAACGTAGGTGAGAGGTGTTTTCTCGTCCTTCAATGAGTTTTTCTTCTAGACTCTCAAATTCAGGGAGTGAGGCTTCAAATTCAGAAAGGGGTTCAGTGTTTTGTTCATAAGCAAGACAGCGGGAAGTTTGGGCTTGAGTTAACTGGGAGAGAATTTGTTTGGCTTCTTCAACAATGTCATGCCAAGTTTCTTCGCAGGCTTCTCTTGCCGCTTGTTCCATTTTGGACTGGAGTTTACTGCTGAACTGCTGACGGGCTTCCTGCTTGATATTATCTCCGTAGCGAGATGCCATCTGGTCGGTGAGGGAGTCAATAGCTTGATTGAGTTTCTGGTGGTTTTGGCTTTCGTGTTCGCTCATGTCTGGTGCATATATGTGGTACATACATAATATAGCTAAAATTTTAATTGTATGCAATATGTATGGGAAACATTTTGATAGACATGAACAATCGCTTCTCCTTGTCTCCCTATCTCCCTTGTCTCCCTTTTCCCCCCATCTCCCCATAACAAAGCGATATGGTTATAATTATACATAGTATAATCTAGAAGGTGATAATTAGTGATGAAAATTCAGTTGAGAAGGTGGGGAAATAGTCTCGGCTTGAGAGTTCCCCAGAAAATTGCTCAAAATTATGGTCTAGATGAAAACTCCCTAGTGGAGTTGACCGAAACCCCAGAGGGAATCATGATTCAGAAAAGAAGTCGGGTTTCTAGCCTTGATGAGTTACTATCTAGCATTCCCGATGATTTTGAATATCCCGAAGACACCAGAGAATTTAATGAAAGCGGTTCTGTTGGTGAGGAACTAATCTAGAGGACCGCTTATGAATATCGAACGGGGGGAAGTGATCCGAATTAATCTTAATCCGATTAGCGGTCGAGAACAAGCGGGAAATGCTCGTCCTTGTTTAGTCATCAGTCACACTCAATATAATCAAGCTCGCGGAGGGATTGTGATTGTTACTCCCATTACGGGAACAGTCAAACCCGAAGTAAAAATTATGATTCCCATTCCAGAGGGGTTTCAAGTTCAGGGGTCAGTCATCGCAGAACAGGTGAGGTCACTTGATTTAAATACTCGTTGGTGGAAAACAACAGGAGAAGTTTTACCCAAATCTTTTGTCGATGAGGTGGTAGAAACCTTGAATTTGATTATCTTCAATTCATAGAGAGAGTTTGAAGACTTGAGTTTAGAGAAGACTGCCTAACTCATCTAACTGCTCGGATAAATCCTGATCATAGCGAATCGAGAAGACCGAATAGGGGGAATTAAATTCCAAATTATCCCGTTGAATTCGATCCTGTTGGCGTTGCTGGGGTGTATCATGAACCGAACCGTCACAAAAGACTGCAACTTTGCTCACTTCATACAGAAAGTCTGGCTGGCACTGGGCTTCTGGAATTAGGGTTTGTGCTGAGTCGGGAAGTTTCA
This window contains:
- a CDS encoding AbrB/MazE/SpoVT family DNA-binding domain-containing protein; protein product: MKIQLRRWGNSLGLRVPQKIAQNYGLDENSLVELTETPEGIMIQKRSRVSSLDELLSSIPDDFEYPEDTREFNESGSVGEELI
- a CDS encoding J domain-containing protein — protein: MTYTLEQLETITSLNPAHKQAIETLLSFYQFIRSTWTASAIAQLKQAHDLDLRRKQDRLQLAHLAAREELDFARSLPQGLEPLADLPPETQYQPETPETAESESDRYARLEKFTLLLLTGRILPSGQPLNGTQDAPAMRILGSPKTLTELEYNYKQLVKHHHPDISPFSTEEAQARFTYVRKLYQLTRRCWEQLNPTATISQETLQHRLKARVPYSPESFWYWLE
- a CDS encoding type II toxin-antitoxin system PemK/MazF family toxin — protein: MNIERGEVIRINLNPISGREQAGNARPCLVISHTQYNQARGGIVIVTPITGTVKPEVKIMIPIPEGFQVQGSVIAEQVRSLDLNTRWWKTTGEVLPKSFVDEVVETLNLIIFNS